In the genome of Dermacentor silvarum isolate Dsil-2018 chromosome 1, BIME_Dsil_1.4, whole genome shotgun sequence, one region contains:
- the LOC119458004 gene encoding uncharacterized protein LOC119458004, with translation MHKRSTPIMVLAFFIASVSEKTSGIIYSTFYGWNERPQFGDAQCATTSGDNSDLGSARGPSEMNEEQKTRSDLLKRVHQSAVEDMKNTPPEVSSSSSDVTMHLTERKGQFFFSDVDVGDSIVVWHSFGDCCFVAVCGEAENVCLAGYCLKLIIQSVSAHIIFLTPAELNGKIGLLRGIVELYMPSGRLLFMNQSIVKQYEQMLHKLVS, from the coding sequence ATGCACAAGCGTTCGACTCCGATCATGGTTTTGGCGTTTTTTATTGCGTCAGTATCGGAGAAAACGTCGGGGATTATTTACTCTACATTCTACGGTTGGAACGAGAGGCCACAATTCGGCGACGCGCAATGTGCTACTACCAGTGGCGACAACAGCGATTTAGGTTCGGCTCGAGGGCCCAGCGAAATGAACGAAGAGCAAAAGACTAGATCTGATCTCCTGAAACGCGTACATCAGAGCGCGGTAGAAGACATGAAAAACACGCCGCCCGAAGTTTCCAGCTCATCCAGCGACGTCACGATGCACTTGACGGAACGCAAAGGACAGTTTTTCTTCAGCGACGTCGACGTAGGCGACAGCATTGTAGTGTGGCACTCGTTCGGCGATTGTTGTTTTGTGGCCGTATGCGGCGAAGCCGAAAACGTCTGTCTTGCAGGATACTGCTTAAAGTTGATCATTCAAAGCGTGTCAGCGCACATAATTTTTTTGACACCAGCGGAGCTAAATGGTAAAATTGGACTCTTGCGCGGCATCGTGGAGCTTTACATGCCGAGTGGAAGACTGTTGTTCATGAATCAGAGTATCGTGAAGCAGTACGAACAAATGTTACACAAACTAGTGTCTTGA